Below is a genomic region from Pseudomonas svalbardensis.
GGGAGTCAAAGACTGCCTTGAAATGCCGGGGAGTAAGCAGACGCTTTTCCCGACTGAAGTCCTGACTCACCTCCAGTGCCGGATTATCAAACTGCCAGACGCGCACGACCTTTGGCGCGACGACGCGACAGGACGGCACGACCGTTTTTGGTAGCCATGCGAGCACGGAAACCGTGGGTACGAGCGCG
It encodes:
- the rpmH gene encoding 50S ribosomal protein L34, with amino-acid sequence MKRTFQPSTIKRARTHGFRARMATKNGRAVLSRRRAKGRARLAV